Proteins encoded by one window of Enterobacter hormaechei subsp. xiangfangensis:
- the fadJ gene encoding fatty acid oxidation complex subunit alpha FadJ, translating to METTSAFNLAVRLDNVAVITIDVPDEKMNTLKAEFGVQVRAMLRQIRENKAIRGLVFISAKPDNFIAGADINMIARAKSAQEAEDLARQGQQVMAEIHALSIPVVAAIHGACLGGGLELALACHSRICTDDAKTVLGLPEVQLGLLPGSGGTQRLPRLVGVSTALEMILTGKQLRARQALKTGLVDEVVPHAILLEAAVERALKGRQAKRPLPVRERILAGPLGRTLLFNMVGKKTEQKTKGNYPAATRILKVIETGLSQGSSSGYAAEAKAFGELAMTPQSQALRGIFFASTEVKKDPGSEAEPAPLRAIGVLGGGLMGGGIAFVTASKGKLPVRIKDINPKGINHALQYSWQNLDRKVKRRHIKASERDKTLAMITGATDYSGFAHRDLVIEAVFEDLALKQQMVADVEQHCAPHTIFASNTSSLPIGDIAAKAVRPEKVIGLHYFSPVEKMPLVEVIPHATTSPQTIATVVKLAKKQGKTPIVVADKAGFYVNRILAPYINEAMRLLTEGEKIEHVDDALVKFGFPVGPIQLLDEVGIDTGTKIIPVLEAAYGDRFAPPANFVSAILKDDRKGRKNERGFYLYAAKGRKSKKQVDPSVYALIPVTGQAKLSAVQCAERCVMMMLNEAARCFGEQVIKSARDGDIGAVFGIGFPPFLGGPFRYMDTLGAGEVVAILQRLASQYGPRFTPCDELLQMAERGQTFWPVRETDCVN from the coding sequence ATGGAAACGACATCTGCATTTAACCTGGCTGTTCGCCTTGATAACGTGGCTGTTATCACCATTGATGTACCCGACGAAAAGATGAACACCCTGAAGGCCGAGTTCGGCGTTCAGGTGCGTGCGATGCTCAGACAGATCCGCGAAAACAAAGCGATACGTGGCCTGGTATTTATCTCGGCAAAGCCGGATAACTTTATTGCCGGGGCCGATATCAACATGATTGCCCGGGCGAAAAGCGCTCAGGAAGCAGAAGACCTGGCGCGTCAGGGGCAGCAGGTAATGGCGGAGATCCATGCGCTGTCGATACCCGTTGTCGCTGCGATCCACGGGGCCTGCCTGGGCGGTGGGCTTGAGCTGGCGCTGGCCTGTCACAGCCGCATTTGTACCGACGATGCGAAAACGGTACTCGGACTGCCGGAGGTACAGCTTGGATTGCTGCCCGGTTCAGGTGGCACGCAGCGCCTGCCGCGTCTGGTGGGCGTCAGTACGGCGCTGGAGATGATTTTAACCGGTAAACAGCTGCGCGCCCGTCAGGCGTTAAAGACGGGTCTGGTTGATGAGGTCGTTCCGCACGCCATCTTGCTTGAGGCCGCCGTTGAGCGGGCGCTGAAAGGTCGTCAGGCGAAACGCCCTCTGCCGGTGCGCGAGCGTATCCTCGCCGGGCCGCTGGGGCGCACGCTGCTGTTCAATATGGTGGGTAAAAAAACCGAGCAAAAAACCAAAGGGAACTATCCGGCAGCGACGCGCATTCTGAAGGTGATTGAAACCGGTTTATCGCAGGGCAGCAGCAGCGGTTATGCTGCGGAAGCGAAAGCCTTTGGCGAGCTGGCGATGACGCCGCAGTCGCAGGCGCTGCGCGGCATTTTCTTTGCCAGCACGGAGGTTAAAAAAGATCCGGGCAGTGAAGCTGAACCGGCTCCGCTGCGCGCCATTGGCGTTCTGGGTGGTGGGCTGATGGGCGGCGGCATCGCATTTGTCACCGCCAGCAAAGGCAAATTGCCCGTACGTATCAAAGATATCAACCCTAAGGGTATCAACCACGCGTTGCAGTACAGCTGGCAGAACCTTGATCGCAAAGTGAAACGCCGCCATATCAAGGCCAGTGAGCGCGATAAAACCCTCGCGATGATCACTGGCGCCACCGACTACAGTGGGTTTGCACACCGCGATCTGGTGATTGAAGCCGTGTTCGAAGATCTGGCCCTTAAGCAGCAGATGGTGGCGGACGTTGAACAGCACTGCGCGCCGCACACCATTTTCGCGTCAAACACCTCGTCTTTGCCGATCGGCGACATCGCGGCGAAAGCCGTGCGCCCGGAGAAGGTAATAGGGCTGCACTATTTCAGCCCTGTCGAAAAAATGCCGCTGGTGGAGGTTATCCCGCATGCCACAACCAGCCCGCAAACTATTGCCACCGTGGTGAAGCTGGCGAAAAAACAGGGCAAAACCCCGATTGTGGTCGCGGACAAAGCCGGCTTCTACGTCAACCGCATTCTGGCGCCGTACATTAACGAAGCGATGCGGTTGCTGACGGAAGGGGAGAAAATTGAGCACGTCGATGACGCTCTGGTGAAGTTTGGTTTCCCCGTCGGCCCAATCCAACTTTTGGATGAGGTAGGAATTGATACGGGGACTAAAATTATCCCTGTGCTGGAAGCGGCTTATGGCGATCGTTTTGCGCCGCCTGCAAACTTTGTTTCTGCAATTTTGAAGGACGATCGCAAAGGCAGAAAAAATGAACGCGGTTTCTATCTTTACGCCGCGAAAGGGCGTAAAAGCAAGAAACAGGTCGACCCTTCGGTTTATGCGCTTATTCCTGTCACGGGTCAGGCAAAATTGTCGGCGGTTCAGTGTGCTGAGCGCTGCGTAATGATGATGCTCAATGAAGCGGCGCGCTGCTTTGGTGAGCAGGTGATCAAGAGCGCACGCGACGGCGACATCGGCGCCGTGTTTGGTATCGGTTTTCCGCCATTCCTTGGCGGTCCGTTCCGGTATATGGATACCCTCGGGGCGGGTGAAGTGGTTGCGATTCTGCAACGTCTGGCCTCGCAATATGGTCCACGGTTTACACCTTGTGACGAATTATTGCAGATGGCGGAACGGGGTCAGACATTCTGGCCCGTAAGGGAAACTGATTGCGTAAACTGA